GTAACAACTGGCATCCCGGCGCCGCACCCACCGTAAGCACTGCATCGATCTCACCACCAATCACCCCGTTACAGGATGTGCCATGGTTTGCCCCCGGGATATACATCTCATCGGCCTCAGCATCAATATCCACCGCCGTGACAAGACGTGTACCGCGAAAGTAGCCCCAACCGGCAAACTTATCGGCAGAATCAAAATCGAAGTGATCCAGCTTGCAACCATCATCCGTCACTGCTATCACCACCTCATCACTACCGAATCCATCCAGCAATCGCCACGCATCCTCACACAGAGAGCTGGATCGGGAGTCATAAGCTGGGTGATTGAAATTAGTATGCAGATGCCATTGCCTTGCATAGTCCGGATCCAGAGGAGCCGCAAACTGGTACTTGCTCATACGCTGGTTCAGATCATGCTCGGCCAGATCAACCAAAGGCTCCTCCTCCATCAACTTCACCACCAGCTTGACTGGGTTCATACCGGTGTGATTGGTCAGTTGGAACAGATAATCCCGTTCACTATACGAAGCTCTTTTCATCAAACCATAACGACCCGCAAAAGCATCCACTTGTTCGTCTGCAAGCGTCTCTTTGAAAGCTACAAAAACCCGATCGGTAATCAGGAATTCCGCACCACTTTCCACCTCACAATAGGCATGGTGAGTTGGCGCAACACCACGACAACGCGCCATCAAACCATCTAAATCTGCCGCACTGGTTTTAATCCGGGTTGATGCAGAAGAGACCTGCTCGGATGCTACAATCGCCGCATCATCCAGAGTATCCGGCAGGGACCTGACGACCAGTTGATCGGGGCTTTTTTCCAGCCCGATCTTTTGGCCGCAGCGGTAGGTGTAGGTCTTGTTTTTTTCGCTCATAACATACTCTCAATAATGTAGGGTGCGTTTTACGCACCACGAACATCCGTGCATAAAATTTAGTTCGCAATATAAATTACCGTTGTTTGGCGCATGGAGTGCACCCTACCTAGTTTAGTTATGGCTCACCAAAACTATCTTGCTCTTGATGATTAACCACACCAGCCCAATCCGTTTCATAAACACCTTGTCGAACATATCGATGAAACGTCGAATGCGGCCAATCCGCTACCTTTTCTACCAACCCATGTTTCACCGGGTTATAGTGCAAATAATCCATATGTTTTTCATAATCCCTATCATCACGGATTTGATGTTCCCAAAAACGCCGTTGCCAAATGGTTGATTCTTTCCTTTTTTGTTTTGATGGGTTCATCCACGCATCTCGTTTTAATTCCGGACCGCATTGTTTGGTTACATATCGCTTTATCATCGCCCAACGAGCCCCGAAGTTGGCGTCATCGGACGGTAATGTCCAGATGCTATGAAGATGATCAGGCAATAACACCCATGCATCAATGGTGAATGGATGAGTAGCTTGTGTAGCCTTAATACCTTCACGTAATGCGTTCCGAACCATTTCATTACATAAAAATCGTTGCCGCCTGTAAGTCACCACCGTAAAAAAATAAGTCCCGCCTTTCGCATTCGCTCTCCGATAATTCGGCATTAATTACGTAGGGTGCGTTTTACGCACCATAAGCATCCGTGATTAAAATTAATTCGTAAAATATTCATCATTCATTTCCATAATTATCGTTTTTTGGTGCATGGAATGCACCCTACCTGGCTCGCGATCAACCACCGCCTTCATGAGCTGCACTCGTTGAAACTGCGCGGGGTGTTTGGATGGCAGCGCGCCTTTCTTGACCAGCACCCTCTTGCCAGCATACATCGCCGGGGCAGCAAGGTCGTGAACCGCCGCATACTTGGCGATACTTTTTCCCGATGCTGCGCAGGCCCGCAGGTGATCAAGCCAGTAACGCTGGCGCTCTGTCAGTGCTGTCGTGCCTGCTTCTGCTTCATTCATTTCTATGCTCCGTGGTGATTGAGTATCACAGGGTGGAGGGAAATGGCTCAGGTTGGTAGGGTGGGGTTGATTTGGCGCTTACGAACTACCACCATTTGCCAACAACGAATCACCAACCAAAGAAGACAACCCTGGATCAGGCATCCGCATCACCTGCTCCGCCACCCGATCCGCCTCCAGCTCATATTTATCTCCCGGCTGACCAATCTTCAGCTTGGCCTGAATCCAGGGTGGAGATGATGCATTCAAATAATTCCGGCTGACTATTGGTGCCGAATGTCGTACAGCAACCTGACTGAAGTCATGGTCAAAACCTGATTCCGCCGGGCTATTTGCGAACAGATCATGATCAGAAGTCGCACGCACAGCAGCATGCGGCAACAGACCCCTAGTTGGTGGTGGCATAGTCTGTTTTGGTGTTTGAGTTGTAGCTTGTTGTTTCATTGGTTTATCCCGCCATAAACCGACCGGGCAATCTGTTTTCCAAGGCCGGATGGTTCGTTTTTTCCACCAATAGCGATTGAATCCGCGCGGATGGCATCAACAGCCCCGCCATTGTGTAAACCAGCCCCTACACCATTGCGGCCAAGCAGACTTGCCAACTCCGCCTCAAGGCTCGCCTTTAACGCCGGTCGCTGATGCGGCTCCAGCGCAACCCCATCCAGCACCAGCCGCTCAATATGCAAATTAATATTCATTTCACCACCTCCAGATTGCCCTGCCAGATAAAATCAGATGCCTTGGCGGGTCGTTCCAGTTTTTTGTATTCAATCCGCGCCGCACTTAACAACAGCGGCATTGTGACCGAGCTGCCATTTTGCGCCGCCAGAAACGCAGCGTTTAGCGCCACACTGTGGATATTTCCACCGGTCAGGTTGAATTTGGCCAGACGTTGATAGTCGAGGTTTTCATCAATCGGGGTTTCAGGCGGAAATACCTTTTGCCACATTTCGGTTCGCTCTTCGATTCCGGGGAACGGGAAATCCACAATAAAGCGCAGCCGACGCACGAAGGCTTTGTCCAGTGAGGATTTCATGTTGGTGGCCAGGATCGCTAAGCCTCGATAGGACTCTATGCGTTGCAGCAGATAGTTGATTTCAATATTGGCGTAACGGTCGTGGCTGTCTTTGACTTCACTGCGTTTGCCAAACAGAGCATCGGCTTCGTCGAAGAACAGAATCGCGCCACTGTCTTCGGCGGTGTCGAACAGCTTGCGCAGGTTTTTTTCAGTTTCGCCAATATATTTGCTGACGACTGATGAGAGGTCGATGCGATAAAGATCAAGTTTGAGGGCGTTGGCGATAACTTCTGCTGCCATGGTTTTGCCGGTGCCGCTCTCTCCAGCAAACAGTGCGTTAATCCCTAGGCCGCGATTCATCTGCTGCCGAAAACCCCAGTCGCTATATACCCGATTACGTTGGGCAACCTGATCGGTAATTTGATTGAGCAAGGCTGTTTGCTCCGGCGGCAACACCAGTTGTTCCCAGGTGGCTTTGGCATCAATTCTGCGCGCCAGTTGCTCCATTCCGGCTCGGGCTGCGATGCTGCAGGCCTGCCACAGCTCTTTGTCTATTGCCGAGTTTAATGCTGCCTCGTTCTCTGTAGGTTCATCAAGGGCAGACTGAGCCAAGCGTCTGATCTCGCTTTGGCCAAAGGAAAATTGTTCGGCTAAGCGCTGTGGCTGATCGTTAGCTTGACCTTGTAATGCCTCCGCCCAGAGCTGTTGCTGCTCTTCCGGTGTCGGTTTGTTGATTTCAACAGAAAACCGGTTGCGGACGGTTTCGGTCTTGGCGTCTTCTAAATCGAGAAAGACAACACCATTGCTACGCTCCAGAAAACGCTTGAGCTGCATTTTTTCAGCATCAGTGGCCCCGTCGATATGGATATACAAGGCCAACGGCATCAGCAGAGATTCACGTTGCCAGAGTCGGGTAAAGGTTTCGAAATCACCCATCTGGCTGGGCAATATTTTGATGTCCATGCTTTGCAGGCTTAGGCCCAATACCGATGCCACTTGCCCGGCGATGAGGTGCTTGCTGGCAACATCGTGTCCCAGCAACTCAACGACAGGCACACTTTTCTGGCCATTTGAGTGCTTTAAGTAATCAATTATATTATCAGCCGCTAGTTGCTGTGAGGGGGGTAAGGTTTCATCCGTCAGTGGAAAAACCATTGAATCAAGCAAGGGCATTAGTCGATCATCCAGATAGTTCAGCCCCTTAAGGTAGTTGATGATGCGCTCATCCGTGCCCAGCGCGGCGCTGGTTAATGGCTGTGCTCCGGGCTGATTAATCTCCAACAGTCGCCAATGCCTGAGCGGAGCATGGGGTGAGAGGGCATTCCAGTCGGGGTCATCAAACAAGGAAAATGCCAATGCAAAGGTGGGATAGGGTCTATTAAGATCATCCTGTGCCTGTGCGCAAAGCGTTGCGAACCGTGTATCCAGCGCCATGGCGCTGCACAGCATCAGCACTTGCTGGTCAAAATGTGACAGGCCGAGTCGCTGCGCCAGTATCAGCAGTGCAGGCGGTGGATCATTTTTCTCACAGTTAGCAATCACCTGAGCAGCCTGTTTTATCGTCTCATCATCGCTGGTTTCTGGTGGCGGTAGGTGTCGAGCACTCGATTGAGGTTGGCTCAGCTTGCGTTTAAACCACCCGCCAGAAGAGTCATCTGCCTTCTCCTGGGGTGATGATTCCTCCCGCGTTTGTGCTGGTATCTGTTGTTGCAACTTAAGGCGCAACCACTTGAGTGTTGCCGCTAGGTGCTCTTCATTGGCCGCTACCCACGCTGACTGCTCACGCATCGCTTGTTCGCTCATGAGATCGTCACCTCCATGGCGCTGTCAAAGGTGGGCGGTGTCATGCTGCGATCCACCAGCAGGCTATCCACCCCATCAACTCGCAGCCGCACATAACGGCTGCCGAGCGGGGCATCGTCTATAACAAAGGTTAATGTATCCGTTTGGAGGGGGTGCTCATTCGCCAGCACTTCGCGATCACCTAACAGCAGTGCCACCCGTTGATCGGCACTCACTTGCGGGTGGCAGGTAAGTGTTAACTCCGCCCTGCCCAATCCATTACGAACAA
This Gammaproteobacteria bacterium DNA region includes the following protein-coding sequences:
- a CDS encoding transposase — translated: MPNYRRANAKGGTYFFTVVTYRRQRFLCNEMVRNALREGIKATQATHPFTIDAWVLLPDHLHSIWTLPSDDANFGARWAMIKRYVTKQCGPELKRDAWMNPSKQKRKESTIWQRRFWEHQIRDDRDYEKHMDYLHYNPVKHGLVEKVADWPHSTFHRYVRQGVYETDWAGVVNHQEQDSFGEP
- a CDS encoding ATP-binding protein produces the protein MSEQAMREQSAWVAANEEHLAATLKWLRLKLQQQIPAQTREESSPQEKADDSSGGWFKRKLSQPQSSARHLPPPETSDDETIKQAAQVIANCEKNDPPPALLILAQRLGLSHFDQQVLMLCSAMALDTRFATLCAQAQDDLNRPYPTFALAFSLFDDPDWNALSPHAPLRHWRLLEINQPGAQPLTSAALGTDERIINYLKGLNYLDDRLMPLLDSMVFPLTDETLPPSQQLAADNIIDYLKHSNGQKSVPVVELLGHDVASKHLIAGQVASVLGLSLQSMDIKILPSQMGDFETFTRLWQRESLLMPLALYIHIDGATDAEKMQLKRFLERSNGVVFLDLEDAKTETVRNRFSVEINKPTPEEQQQLWAEALQGQANDQPQRLAEQFSFGQSEIRRLAQSALDEPTENEAALNSAIDKELWQACSIAARAGMEQLARRIDAKATWEQLVLPPEQTALLNQITDQVAQRNRVYSDWGFRQQMNRGLGINALFAGESGTGKTMAAEVIANALKLDLYRIDLSSVVSKYIGETEKNLRKLFDTAEDSGAILFFDEADALFGKRSEVKDSHDRYANIEINYLLQRIESYRGLAILATNMKSSLDKAFVRRLRFIVDFPFPGIEERTEMWQKVFPPETPIDENLDYQRLAKFNLTGGNIHSVALNAAFLAAQNGSSVTMPLLLSAARIEYKKLERPAKASDFIWQGNLEVVK